From Primulina huaijiensis isolate GDHJ02 chromosome 15, ASM1229523v2, whole genome shotgun sequence, one genomic window encodes:
- the LOC140958490 gene encoding putative GEM-like protein 8, producing the protein MEKKDEDQFHNPLNAESSLSEPVTPFYSDRKNKSQRKGTSFAFRIREHVRLGPRFSETVKGKLNLIKKGGREKIFKDIFGLSQGEKLLKASQCYLSTTAGPIAGNLFISSQKIGFLSERSITVHSSSGGIIRTPYKLSIPLKKIKAANESENVNNPSQKYIEIVTHDNFEFWFLGFVRYEKALNNLQTAISMST; encoded by the exons ATGGAGAAGAAGGATGAAGATCAGTTCCATAATCCCTTGAATGCAGAAAGTTCTTTGTCTGAACCTGTCACCCCCTTCTATTCAGATCGCAAGAACAAGTCTCAAAGAAAGGGCACCAGTTTTGCTTTCAGAATCCGCGAACACG TGAGGTTGGGGCCAAGATTTTCTGAAACAGTGAAAGGGAAGCTAAATTTGATCAAGAAAGGAGGAAGAGAAAAGATTTTTAAAGACATATTTGGTTTGAGCCAAGGGGAGAAACTTCTCAAGGCGTCTCAATGCTACTTGTCAACAACTGCTGGCCCAATTGCTGGGaatctcttcatctcctcgcaAAAAATTGGTTTCTTGAGCGAAAGATCCATAACTGTCCACTCTTCTTCTGGGGGGATTATCAGAACTCCTTACAAG CTTTCGATTCCTTTGAAGAAGATCAAAGCAGCAAATGAAAGTGAGAACGTGAACAATCCGTCTCAGAAGTACATAGAAATAGTGACACACGACAATTTTGAATTCTGGTTCTTGGGATTTGTAAGATATGAGAAGGCCCTCAACAATCTTCAGACTGCTATTTCCATGTCCACATAG